Below is a genomic region from Granulibacter bethesdensis CGDNIH1.
CCGTAACGGTATTCTAGAGCTCACTCAATTTCAGCAGCCGCGTGGATTGCGTCGTCCAATCGATGATTTTTTCCTGTCTCTTGCCAGTGATCAGCAGGAAAATGCTGTCTGTGTTATCCTGTCGGGCACGGGAGGAGATGGTACAACCGGATTGCGGGCCATCAAGGAAAATGGCGGACTCTGCGTTGTACAGCAGCCTGAGACTGCCCGTTATGACGGTATGCCCCTTTCAGCAGTGGGAACGGGTCTTGTCGATTTCATATGCCCCGCCGGCGAAATTCTGAACTGTATAAAGACTTTCTTCAATCGACGAATGACTGATCAGCTGGATATTGAAACCGTGATCGTGGCTGATCACGTCGATGAATTATGCCGTGTACTGCGTGCTAATACAGGGCATGATTTTGCAGGTTACAAGCGTTCAACCCTGATTCGCCGTGTTGAGCGGCGTATGCACGTGTTGGGAATCAACAGTGGTCGTGCTTATGTAAACCGGATCAGAGAGGATGTCGTAGAACGTGAGGCATTGTTCCGTGATCTTCTGATCAATGTGACCCGTTTTTTTCGTGATCCAGAAGCATTCCTGGCACTGCGCAGCCAAGTGATCGAGCCATTGCTGCGTGAGCGTGCGGCCGATGAGGATATACGGATATGGATTCCCGGCTGCTCTAGCGGAGAAGAAGCCTACACGATTGCAATCTTGTGCGCAGAAGCAGCGCGAACCACTGGTCAGCCATTGGCCGTGCAGATTTTTGCCACGGACATAGATGAACAAATGTTGTCCCTTGCCAGGGAAGGTTCATATCCGGCTTCGGCTTTGATAGATATTCCGGTGGAACTGAGAGAACGTTATACAGTTCCTCATGCAGAGCGGTTTTCAATTATCTCCCCGATTAGGGATATGATCCGTTTTTCCAATCACAGTCTTATAAAAGATCCACCTTTTTCGAGAATCGATCTGGTTTCCTGTCGCAATTTGCTGATCTATTTTGCTGACCGATTACAGCAGACTGTCATTCCACTTCTGCATTATGCCATCCGCGCAGGCGGCTATCTTTTTCTTGGTCCATCAGAAAGTGTTGGGCGCTTTGAACATCTGTTCCCGATCATTAACCAGCATGCGCACATTTTTACCCGTCCTCCGGGGGCACCGAATTATCCGATTGATCTACCTGCCAACTTGCGTCAGCGTTCTTCCATAAGGGAAAGAGGAGGTAAGGGTGATACCAGCGCGCTCGGAGACGAAAGTGCAGCGATAAGACGCTTGGTGGAACGCTATGCCCCACCAAGCCTTGTGGTGGATCCCGATGGAGGCATTCTGGCGGCGTATGGTAAGCTGAGCCGTTATTTTGAATTTCCAGTGACCAGAACAGGCGGAAGCAGTGCAATCAATCTGGCCCGCCCAGGGTTAAGGGATGTCATGGGTGCGCTTCTGCGTCAGGGGCGTGACCAAAAACGGAACGTTGTTGTTCGTGATGTTGCTGTTGAAACCGACTTTGGTACACAGCCTGTTGAAGTAACCTGTGATCCTTTAAACGATGGATGTCTGCTTTTCGTTATCCGTGATAGTGGGCCGTTCAAACCACTGGAAGATTCTGAAGTCTATGAAATTCAGGTCGAGGACGATCATCGTGAAGCCCTGGAAGATGAACTCCGCTTGACACGGTATCGTCTGCGCTCTGCAGTTGAGGAACTGGAGACCGCAAATGAGGAGCTTAAAAGCTCCAACGAAGAAATGATGTCGATGAACGAGGAGCTTCAGTCAACAAACGAGGAACTTGCAACCGTTAATGATGAGTTAAAAAGCAAGGTTCATCAGCTGACTGTCGCAAATTCCGATCTTCGTAATTTCTTTGAATCTACTGATCTTGCCGTGGTTGTGCTGGATGCAGACCTTAAAGTGCGCAGTTATACAGAGGCAGCAACAAGGATTTTCCCTTTAAAGCCCTCTGACCGTGGCCGTCCTTTGTCGGATGTGGCCAGCAGGCTTGCGACAATCGAATATTTCGAAGATGCGAGGGCTGTGGCCTGTGGCGCTGAATCCTTGCAACGCAG
It encodes:
- a CDS encoding chemotaxis protein CheB; the protein is MHDNSLAADRKGNKNQAASFPVVGIGASAGGLEALRDMLSTATLPTGMSYVIIQHLDPNHESMLAQLLDRNTALQVIQCEGGEKIETDIVYIIPPGHGLVIRNGILELTQFQQPRGLRRPIDDFFLSLASDQQENAVCVILSGTGGDGTTGLRAIKENGGLCVVQQPETARYDGMPLSAVGTGLVDFICPAGEILNCIKTFFNRRMTDQLDIETVIVADHVDELCRVLRANTGHDFAGYKRSTLIRRVERRMHVLGINSGRAYVNRIREDVVEREALFRDLLINVTRFFRDPEAFLALRSQVIEPLLRERAADEDIRIWIPGCSSGEEAYTIAILCAEAARTTGQPLAVQIFATDIDEQMLSLAREGSYPASALIDIPVELRERYTVPHAERFSIISPIRDMIRFSNHSLIKDPPFSRIDLVSCRNLLIYFADRLQQTVIPLLHYAIRAGGYLFLGPSESVGRFEHLFPIINQHAHIFTRPPGAPNYPIDLPANLRQRSSIRERGGKGDTSALGDESAAIRRLVERYAPPSLVVDPDGGILAAYGKLSRYFEFPVTRTGGSSAINLARPGLRDVMGALLRQGRDQKRNVVVRDVAVETDFGTQPVEVTCDPLNDGCLLFVIRDSGPFKPLEDSEVYEIQVEDDHREALEDELRLTRYRLRSAVEELETANEELKSSNEEMMSMNEELQSTNEELATVNDELKSKVHQLTVANSDLRNFFESTDLAVVVLDADLKVRSYTEAATRIFPLKPSDRGRPLSDVASRLATIEYFEDARAVACGAESLQRRVTTRDGKHIYSMRVLPYNTHKGTVDGATLVLTDITDALVMERQLAAERERLDIAIKAAGIGIWEYCPETGETVIDEVEQKLFDVDGVEGGKISSLLERIHPEDIRAVEAALRRASSGNGDYEASFRIRTKDDTKRWIKGFGRIIAGSAPTRLVGVSIDVTPEYTLAETRHLMLREMNHRVKNLFAVIAGIVTAVSRGHDNVPTFARDIRDRIASLGNAHSLAASGGEPKAIDLQELVEVTLAPYRHDTKIDIYGPSTLIDQSALSSFALILHEWATNAVKYGALDGKDGASLSVTWKRSENGLHLIWNEHQVKPVIESVKRGFGSLLVETSVRQLRGQIERSIDESDLFITLQLPHGVLSNG